The Anastrepha ludens isolate Willacy chromosome 2, idAnaLude1.1, whole genome shotgun sequence genome contains a region encoding:
- the LOC128871553 gene encoding cytoglobin-1-like, with protein MALNAEDIVEIKKTWAIPVATPTDSGAAILVRFFTKFPSNLEKFPFRDVPLAELNNSARFRAHCGRIIKTFDQSISQLEEEGGLQKIQEIWQEIARSHVQRHHIERPAYFELRTAIVEVLTEACNLNERQAEAWNKLLDIVYDIIFKKYDELGAQ; from the exons aTGGCATTGAACGCTGAAGATATTGTTGAGATCAAGAAGACCTGGGCCATTCCGGTCGCTACACCAACCGACTCTGGCGCAGCGATTCTCGTCAGATTCTTTACAAAATTTCCGtccaatttggaaaaattcccaTTCCGAGATGTGCCACTCGCGGAAttgaat AATAGCGCACGCTTCCGTGCCCACTGTGGCCGCATTATCAAGACCTTTGATCAGTCAATCAGCCAGCTAGAAGAAGAAGGCGGTCTACAAAAGATTCAAGAAATCTGGCAAGAGATAGCAAGATCGCATGTACAACGCCATCACATTGAAAGGCCGGCATACTTT GAACTGCGCACAGCCATTGTGGAAGTACTGACTGAGGCGTGTAACCTGAATGAACGCCAAGCGGAAGCCTGGAATAAACTACTCGACATTGTATACGACATCATCTTCAAGAAGTACGATGAATTGGGGGCTCAATAA